In Acidovorax sp. 106, the following proteins share a genomic window:
- the holA gene encoding DNA polymerase III subunit delta, protein MQVALAQLSTHLQRALSPLYVLHGDEPLLQQEAADAIRTTARAQGYTERSSYTVAGAHFDWSAVLAAGGSLSLFADKQIVEIRIPSGKPGKDGSVALQHVAESARGNDSTLTIVMLPRLDKATKTGAWFAALEGNGTSIQIDPIERGMLPQWIAQRLAAQGQRVVAGEEGQRTLQFFADRVEGNLLAAHQEIQKLALLHPAGELTQAQVEAAVLNVARYDVFKLSESVLAGQTGRVQRMLDGLQAEGEAEVLVHWALAEDIRALKRVKDAMNAGRPLPMALRENRIWGPKERLFERILPKASDAALARLLQSAHTVDGIVKGLKQPDWPQDGWQALQRLAFQLCRLTSAAR, encoded by the coding sequence TTACGTGCTGCACGGCGACGAGCCCTTGCTGCAGCAAGAGGCCGCAGACGCCATCCGCACCACCGCCCGCGCCCAGGGTTACACCGAGCGCAGCAGCTACACCGTGGCCGGTGCCCACTTTGACTGGAGCGCCGTGCTGGCCGCAGGCGGCAGCTTGAGCCTGTTTGCCGACAAACAGATCGTCGAAATCCGCATCCCCTCGGGCAAGCCCGGCAAAGACGGCAGCGTGGCCCTGCAGCATGTGGCCGAATCGGCGCGGGGCAACGACAGCACGCTCACCATCGTCATGCTGCCGCGTTTGGACAAGGCCACCAAAACCGGCGCCTGGTTTGCCGCGCTGGAGGGTAATGGCACGTCTATCCAGATCGACCCCATCGAGCGCGGCATGCTGCCGCAGTGGATTGCCCAGCGCCTGGCCGCACAAGGCCAGCGCGTGGTGGCGGGCGAAGAGGGCCAGCGCACGCTGCAGTTTTTTGCCGACCGCGTGGAAGGCAATCTGCTGGCCGCGCACCAGGAGATCCAGAAGCTGGCCCTGTTGCACCCGGCGGGTGAGTTGACCCAGGCCCAGGTCGAAGCTGCCGTGCTCAACGTGGCGCGCTACGACGTGTTCAAGCTGTCCGAATCTGTATTGGCCGGGCAGACGGGCCGCGTGCAGCGCATGCTCGACGGCCTGCAGGCCGAGGGCGAGGCCGAGGTGCTGGTGCACTGGGCGCTGGCCGAAGACATCCGCGCCTTGAAGCGCGTGAAAGACGCCATGAACGCCGGCCGCCCCTTGCCCATGGCCCTGCGCGAAAACCGCATCTGGGGCCCCAAGGAGCGGCTGTTTGAACGCATCCTGCCCAAGGCCAGCGACGCCGCCTTGGCGCGCCTGCTGCAGTCGGCGCACACGGTGGACGGCATTGTCAAAGGCCTCAAGCAGCCCGACTGGCCGCAAGACGGCTGGCAGGCCCTGCAGCGCCTGGCCTTTCAGCTGTGCC